In Alteromonas mediterranea DE, a single genomic region encodes these proteins:
- the pdxH gene encoding pyridoxamine 5'-phosphate oxidase produces the protein MAISDMRRQYSKGSLSESDITSSPFSLFDQWLKDAIDAGIPDPTAMTVATVDSTGQPSQRIVLLKDVSDKGFVFFTNLGSRKAQELSVNPKVSCHFPWFFMERQVRVCGSVEKLSVSENAAYFFSRPKDSQLAAYASKQSKPIGSRALLLTQFKQLKDKFANKALPVPDFWGGFRIVPHQIEFWQGGEDRLHDRLEYNKAEDGRWSTQRLMP, from the coding sequence ATGGCAATTTCAGATATGCGTAGACAATACTCAAAAGGTAGTTTGAGTGAGTCAGATATCACATCTAGCCCTTTTTCTTTGTTTGACCAATGGTTAAAAGACGCTATCGATGCGGGTATTCCCGACCCTACAGCGATGACTGTTGCCACGGTAGACAGCACCGGCCAACCTTCTCAGCGAATCGTTTTATTAAAAGATGTTAGCGACAAAGGCTTTGTGTTTTTTACCAATCTAGGTAGTCGAAAAGCGCAGGAGCTATCTGTTAACCCTAAAGTCTCGTGCCACTTTCCATGGTTTTTTATGGAGCGCCAGGTGCGTGTTTGCGGCAGTGTAGAGAAACTGTCTGTTTCTGAAAATGCAGCGTATTTCTTCTCTCGTCCGAAAGACAGTCAGCTCGCGGCTTACGCATCTAAACAAAGTAAACCCATTGGGAGTAGAGCGCTACTTCTCACGCAGTTTAAGCAGTTGAAAGACAAGTTTGCTAACAAAGCGCTACCTGTACCTGACTTTTGGGGAGGCTTTCGAATTGTTCCCCATCAAATTGAGTTTTGGCAAGGCGGGGAAGATAGACTTCACGACCGTTTGGAATACAACAAAGCCGAAGATGGCAGGTGGTCAACACAGCGCTTGATGCCCTAG